In a genomic window of Salvelinus fontinalis isolate EN_2023a chromosome 7, ASM2944872v1, whole genome shotgun sequence:
- the LOC129859491 gene encoding 5'-AMP-activated protein kinase subunit gamma-1-like, with translation MEKILIRQIMFQEMREELKNSGNSEADAEIYMKFMKSHCCYEAIPTSCKLVIFDTTLQVKKAFFALVANGLRAAPLWDSKTQRFVGMLTITDFINILHRYYRSPLVQMNELERHQIGTWRDVYLQYSNHCLHSITPDASLFDAIYSLLRYKIHRLPVIDPVSGNVLHILTHKRILKFLHIFYSTQKETVPKPCFMQKTIQDVGIGTFQNIATVQQTASVYDALSVFVERRVSALPVVNEQGKVVALYSRFDVINLAAQKTYNNLNMSMQEAIQRRCCFIEGVIKCLPDETLETVIDRIIKAEVHRLVLVDKEDVCRGIISLSDLLQAMVLSPAEISSKSN, from the exons ATGGAGAAAATACTTATCAGGCAG ATCATGTTTCAAGAGATGCGTGAAGAATTGAAGAATTCAGGTAATTCAG AGGCTGATGCTGAGATATACATGAAGTTCATGAAAAGTCATTGCTGCTATGAGGCCATTCCAACCAGCTGTAAACTGGTCATATTTGACACAACACTACAA GTGAAGAAAGCCTTTTTCGCTCTTGTAGCAAATGGCTTGAGAGCTGCACCTCTCTGGGATAGCAAGACACAGAGGTTTGTGG GTATGCTGACTATAACAGATTTCATCAACATTCTCCATCGTTACTACAGGTCCCCATTG GTTCAAATGAATGAGCTGGAGAGGCATCAAATTGGAACATGGCGAG atgtGTACCTGCAATACTCCAACCACTGTCTTCACAGTATCACTCCAGACGCCAG CCTCTTCGACGCCATCTATTCCCTACTGAGATATAAGATCCACAGATTGCCGGTTATCGATCCCGTGTCCGGAAATGTCttacacattctcacacacaagCGAATCCTCAAGTTTCTCCATATATTT tattctACACAGAAAGAGACAGTCCCAAAACCCTGCTTCATGCAGAAGACGATCCAGGACGTTGGGATCGGGACATTCCAGAACATTGCCACGGTCCAGCAGACGGCCTCAGTCTACGATGCTCTGTCTGTGTTTGTAGAGAGGAGGGTCTCCGCACTGCCCGTAGTAAACGAGCAAG GCAAGGTGGTGGCTCTCTACTCCAGATTTGATGTGATT AATCTGGCTGCCCAGAAGACATACAACAACCTGAACATGTCCATGCAGGAGGCCATCCAACGGCGCTGCTGTTTCATTGAGGGCGTCATCAAGTGTCTCCCCGACGAGACCCTGGAGACCGTCATTGATCGCATAATTAAGGCTGAG GTCCATCGGCTGGTCCTGGTGGACAAAGAGGACGTGTGCAGGgggatcatctctctctctgacctgctcCAGGCCATGGTGTTAAGCCCGGCAG AGATTTCAAGCAAATCAAACTGA
- the LOC129859494 gene encoding protein CNPPD1-like, with the protein MDFNELFSERTLQFSDFQEFTFLPGHQKLSERVRKRLYYGLDQDGSIDNLSCPVTDIAVELLQKSAPSPIRKLHKKYAAHVAREACISPCAMMLALVYIERLRHRNPEYLQKISSSDLFLISMMVASKYLYDEGEDEEVFNDEWGAAGKLDVQTVNTLEMNFLDAIEWSLFTEPGDYFGILNQLETSIAENQGMKRGWFTYTDLCVLLEQAAWRQALTAIYLHFAKVTCMLGLVYLTSVAGLIATSLPRSSQPLAPVSQVHLPSSSLSPPPPLSLLPVPETPSPASELPRCCVLGNDSHNRRPGTLHTHNDHNYGSPTTSQTSILCLWGSLLTSLSHTDPHPQPDTEPALSASSLHYPGCPVTVGSLPPGSIQCGPSNTSAPLLEPGTPGHPAAPWLAPAPLLYGAVPMLLDSCLTGMATLSVGPCCPQFMLPIEKAQSLLMPS; encoded by the exons ATGGATTTCAACGAATTGTTTAGTGAACGAACATTACAATTTTCTGACTTTCAGGAGTTTACG TTTCTTCCTGGTCATCAGAAACTGTCTGAGAGAGTGCGGAAGCGATTGTACTATGGCCTGGACCAAGACGGCTCTATAGATAACCTTTCCTGTCCTGTTACAG ATATTGCTGTGGAACTCCTTCAGAAATCTGCCCCTAGCCCAATTCGAAAACTGCACAAGAAATATGCTGCTCATGTCGCGAG GGAGGCGTGCATCTCTCCGTGTGCCATGATGCTGGCCCTGGTCTACATCGAAAGGCTACGACACAGGAACCCCGAATACCTGCAAAAGATCTCCTCCTCTGACCTCTTCCTTATCTCCATG ATGGTTGCCAGCAAATATTTGTACGACGAAGGGGAGGACGAGGAGGTGTTCAATGACGAGTGGGGGGCTGCTGGGAAACTGGACGTCCAGACTGTCAACACCCTGGAGATGAATTTCCTCGATGCTATT GAGTGGAGCCTCTTCACTGAGCCAGGGGACTACTTTGGCATACTGAATCAACTAGAAACCAG TATTGCAGAGAACCAGGGGATGAAGCGAGGCTGGTTCACCTACACTGACCTCTGTGTGCTGCTGGAGCAGGCGGCGTGGCGACAAGCACTGACTGCCATCTACCTGCACTTTGCCAAG GTGACCTGCATGCTGGGGCTGGTGTATCTGACCAGTGTCGCGGGCCTTATCGCCACCAGCCTCCCCAGGAGCAGCCAGCCCCTGGCCCCAGTCAGCCAAGTCCACCTGCCTAGCTCCAGcctctctccaccaccaccactaagcCTGCTCCCAGTCCCAGAGACCCCAAGTCCAGCATCCGAGCTCCCTCGCTGCTGCGTCTTGGGCAACGACAGTCACAACCGCCGGCCTGGCACTCTCCACACCCACAACGACCACAACTACGGCTCGCCAACCACCTCCCAGACCTCTATACTGTGTCTATGGGGCTCTCTCCTCACTTCCCTAAGCCACACTGACCCACACCCCCAGCCTGACACTGAACCAGCCTTGTCCGCCTCCTCTCTGCACTACCCCGGCTGCCCAGTTACAGTGGGGAGCCTCCCTCCTGGCTCCATCCAGTGCGGCCCATCGAACACCTCTGCTCCACTACTTGAGCCTGGAACCCCTGGTCACCCCGCAGCACCGTGGCTGgcccctgcccccctcctctaCGGAGCTGTCCCGATGCTCCTGGACTCCTGTCTGACTGGCATGGCAACCCTCAGTGTCGGACCCTGCTGCCCACAGTTCATGCTGCCCATCGAGAAAGCACAATCTCTCCTCATGCCCAGCTAG